In Microbacterium maritypicum, the following are encoded in one genomic region:
- a CDS encoding helix-turn-helix transcriptional regulator — translation MSLPTTIEATACCVPRVTAAPTVEDAERVARVFKALGDPTRVRLLSLIAAGAGGEACICDLTEPVGLSQGTVSHHMKLLADAGLVTREQRGKWAYFSLNADTMDAAADALRVAAPRS, via the coding sequence ATGAGCCTGCCGACGACCATCGAAGCGACCGCCTGCTGTGTGCCGCGTGTCACGGCCGCGCCGACGGTCGAGGATGCGGAGCGCGTCGCGCGGGTCTTCAAGGCGCTCGGCGATCCGACGCGCGTCCGGCTGCTGTCCCTCATCGCTGCCGGTGCCGGCGGCGAGGCCTGCATCTGCGACCTGACCGAGCCCGTCGGCCTCTCGCAGGGCACGGTCTCCCACCACATGAAGCTCCTGGCGGACGCCGGCCTCGTCACCCGCGAGCAGCGCGGCAAGTGGGCGTACTTCTCGCTCAACGCCGACACGATGGATGCCGCCGCCGACGCGCTGCGGGTGGCGGCGCCCCGGTCGTAG
- a CDS encoding NAD(P)H-dependent oxidoreductase, with the protein MTADLRPTTHWVYAHPQSGSLNRQLFEAGVEALTPRYDVQTSDLYAQGFDPLLAQRDVGGREGNIVDLMGEVQESGLVPDDVRLEQRKMEAAELLVFQFPLWWYGAPAILKGWFDRVFTNGFAYGGVDTETGLPLRYGEGGLKGKRALIIVTAGEDARSIGSRGVSGDIDALLFPITHGTLWYTGIESLDLHVVHDADALDAAAVASERDRLTTRLAGIHDEVPSRPYRALRDGEYRGTRALRADILPGRTDLDIHRIDRAGVANGTR; encoded by the coding sequence ATGACCGCCGACCTCCGGCCCACCACCCACTGGGTCTACGCGCACCCGCAGTCGGGATCCCTGAACCGGCAACTGTTCGAGGCAGGAGTCGAGGCACTCACGCCGCGCTACGACGTGCAGACCTCGGATCTGTACGCCCAGGGGTTCGACCCGTTGCTGGCGCAGCGCGACGTCGGCGGGCGCGAGGGGAACATCGTCGATCTGATGGGGGAGGTCCAGGAGAGCGGGCTCGTGCCCGACGACGTGCGCCTCGAACAGCGGAAGATGGAGGCCGCCGAACTGCTCGTGTTCCAGTTCCCGCTCTGGTGGTACGGCGCACCGGCGATCCTCAAAGGCTGGTTCGATCGGGTGTTCACCAACGGCTTCGCCTACGGCGGCGTCGACACGGAGACGGGGCTGCCGCTCCGCTACGGCGAGGGCGGCCTGAAGGGCAAGCGCGCGCTCATCATCGTGACGGCGGGCGAGGATGCGCGGAGCATCGGATCCCGGGGCGTCAGCGGTGACATCGATGCCCTGCTGTTCCCGATCACGCACGGCACGCTCTGGTACACGGGGATCGAATCACTCGATCTCCACGTCGTCCACGACGCCGACGCGCTCGATGCCGCGGCTGTCGCTTCGGAACGCGACCGGCTGACCACCCGGCTCGCGGGCATCCACGACGAAGTGCCCTCTCGGCCATACCGCGCCCTGCGCGACGGTGAGTATCGGGGCACGCGAGCGTTGCGCGCCGACATCCTCCCCGGACGAACCGATCTCGACATCCACCGCATCGACCGCGCGGGCGTCGCGAACGGCACCCGCTAG